In the genome of Paenibacillus sp. FSL R5-0766, one region contains:
- a CDS encoding spore germination protein, with product MNLSAHTQEQRLESVTDVLAACGRSDDFMTRDITIGNLPLEFCYYKTLVDSHLLEIVIHALQEHTAIDTVVSLHDLITHIPLEELKVSDQSDEVLQALLQGNLLIRGHIHEQETILVPMAGKEGIRSNNDTENEFSVIGPKVGFVESLAVNLHLIRMQLRTTNLIVKEITVGSLSQSKVAILYVEGIANPDNVTRMEERLKAIDFDVVFDTSQLDQLIADNSFTPFPLFTTTERRDRVIYALITGQVAVISDGSPSFITGPSTLFDFFVSPEDYYLPWALGSFFRLIRIFGVIFSLFASALYVALMTFHYEVVPKELLGKLISTRQSVPFPPLFEAIFLETTIEFLREAGARLPNRIGQTLGVVGGIILGQAAVEAALTSNVLIIIVSLSALASFVTPIYKMSNAIRFLRFPIILLASIWGAFGIAIGLCFLLVHLSRLKSLGSPYMSPFFPMRFNDLKDSLIRASYEQTTTRPSYLRPLSFIRYKPGKMHRTNRLDEE from the coding sequence ATGAACTTATCTGCCCATACTCAAGAGCAAAGATTGGAGTCCGTTACGGATGTGCTTGCAGCCTGTGGTCGTTCCGATGATTTCATGACCCGTGATATAACCATTGGCAATTTGCCACTCGAATTTTGCTATTATAAAACGCTGGTAGACAGTCATTTGCTGGAAATTGTAATCCATGCGTTGCAAGAGCACACTGCTATTGACACAGTAGTGAGTTTGCACGATCTGATAACTCATATCCCTCTGGAGGAACTGAAAGTTTCGGATCAGAGTGATGAAGTGTTGCAAGCTCTTCTTCAGGGCAATCTGCTGATTCGAGGCCATATTCATGAACAGGAGACCATTCTCGTTCCTATGGCAGGCAAGGAAGGAATCCGAAGTAATAATGATACCGAGAATGAGTTCAGTGTAATAGGTCCCAAAGTTGGCTTCGTGGAATCATTGGCAGTTAATCTGCATTTGATTCGTATGCAGCTGCGCACAACCAATCTGATTGTAAAGGAAATAACGGTAGGGTCCTTGTCCCAGTCCAAAGTGGCCATTCTCTATGTGGAAGGCATCGCCAATCCTGACAACGTGACGAGGATGGAAGAGAGACTGAAGGCTATTGATTTTGATGTTGTATTTGATACCTCACAATTGGATCAATTGATTGCAGATAATTCGTTCACGCCTTTTCCGCTGTTTACCACAACGGAACGCAGGGACAGAGTTATCTATGCACTCATAACAGGCCAAGTGGCGGTGATTAGTGATGGCTCTCCCTCTTTTATAACAGGCCCGTCGACGTTGTTTGATTTCTTTGTCTCTCCGGAGGATTATTATCTGCCTTGGGCGCTGGGTTCCTTTTTTCGCCTGATTCGCATCTTTGGGGTAATTTTCTCCCTATTCGCCTCGGCGCTATATGTTGCCTTAATGACATTTCACTACGAAGTTGTGCCTAAAGAGCTTTTGGGTAAATTGATTTCTACCAGGCAAAGTGTACCTTTTCCGCCTCTTTTTGAAGCAATATTTCTGGAAACGACGATTGAATTTTTGCGGGAAGCCGGCGCGAGATTACCCAATCGTATCGGACAAACGCTAGGCGTAGTGGGTGGCATTATTCTGGGACAAGCTGCTGTAGAAGCTGCGCTTACAAGTAATGTGTTGATTATTATTGTATCCTTGTCTGCGCTTGCTTCGTTTGTCACACCGATCTATAAAATGTCGAATGCGATTCGTTTTTTACGCTTTCCGATTATTCTGTTAGCTTCAATCTGGGGCGCTTTTGGCATTGCGATTGGACTTTGTTTTCTGCTGGTTCATCTGTCGCGTTTGAAGTCCTTAGGTTCACCATACATGTCGCCATTCTTCCCGATGCGGTTTAATGATCT